From a region of the Halomonas sp. HL-93 genome:
- a CDS encoding TetR family transcriptional regulator, producing the protein MARKTKAEAAATREALLDAAEDMFMEHGVARTSLEQIARHAGMTRGAVYWHFKNKGDIFRAMLERVRMPFQDLVDEIEALEHDVSSLEAIRLACLQGLQRFEQHPRSHRVHAILIHRCEFFSDIDPIAMQQEIADECRDSLYQHMLISKKQHMLAEDLSPEVATDILQAMLAGLFHEWIRDPSRFSIYERGVLLVNQLIGMMRRSADPSSKS; encoded by the coding sequence ATGGCGAGAAAAACAAAGGCTGAAGCAGCGGCCACGCGCGAGGCGCTACTCGATGCTGCTGAAGATATGTTTATGGAACACGGCGTCGCGCGGACCTCGCTGGAGCAAATCGCTCGCCATGCTGGCATGACACGAGGCGCAGTTTATTGGCACTTTAAAAATAAGGGCGATATTTTTCGCGCTATGCTTGAGCGGGTACGTATGCCGTTTCAGGACTTGGTAGACGAGATTGAAGCTTTGGAACACGATGTTTCATCTTTAGAGGCTATTCGGCTTGCCTGCTTGCAAGGCTTACAGCGCTTTGAGCAGCATCCACGCTCACACCGAGTGCATGCAATTTTGATCCATCGCTGTGAATTTTTCAGCGACATTGATCCTATCGCCATGCAACAGGAAATCGCTGATGAATGCCGCGACTCGCTTTACCAGCATATGCTAATCTCAAAAAAACAACACATGCTCGCCGAAGATCTATCGCCCGAAGTCGCCACCGACATACTGCAGGCAATGCTAGCCGGCCTGTTCCATGAATGGATTAGAGACCCTTCGCGCTTTTCGATCTATGAACGGGGAGTGCTGCTGGTTAACCAACTGATTGGCATGATGCGCCGTTCAGCCGACCCCAGCAGCAAAAGCTAG
- a CDS encoding succinylglutamate desuccinylase/aspartoacylase family protein, with translation MARASFQLAGHTIAPGKRLQIDVPVARLYTHTPLHIPVEVVHGRRNGPVMLVCGGIHGDEINGVEIVRRVLRAKAITSLRGTLIAVPVVNVFAFLQQTRYLPDRRDLNRCFPGSESGSLGGRIAALFREEIVDHATHIIDLHTGAIHRTNLPQIRAQLSPGSETERMADAFGAPVVLNAELREGSLRHYAQSRGIPVLTYEAGEALRFDEWAIAPGVRGVLRVMRRLGMLSGEQRRRSPAPAEVANGSSWARAPIDGILRPKVRLGARVAKGEVLGKVADPFGNDEDDVRAIADGIVIGMSRLPLANEGEALFHIARFDAIEEAETAIESFHSSLTPPPDSLY, from the coding sequence ATGGCTCGAGCCTCATTTCAATTAGCTGGGCATACCATTGCGCCCGGTAAACGATTACAAATCGACGTGCCGGTCGCACGCCTGTATACCCACACGCCGCTGCATATTCCCGTCGAGGTGGTTCACGGACGAAGGAACGGCCCGGTAATGCTGGTGTGCGGTGGGATTCATGGCGATGAAATCAACGGCGTGGAAATCGTGCGCCGTGTCTTACGCGCAAAAGCGATTACCAGCCTGAGAGGAACGTTGATTGCCGTGCCAGTGGTCAATGTGTTCGCTTTTTTGCAGCAAACCCGCTATTTACCCGACCGGCGTGATTTGAATCGCTGCTTCCCAGGTAGCGAATCCGGCTCCTTGGGCGGGCGTATTGCCGCGTTGTTCCGTGAAGAAATTGTTGATCACGCGACGCATATTATTGATCTGCACACCGGAGCGATTCACCGCACTAACCTGCCGCAAATTCGCGCCCAACTGAGCCCGGGCAGTGAAACCGAGCGTATGGCCGACGCATTTGGTGCGCCGGTTGTGCTCAACGCTGAGCTGCGCGAAGGCAGCCTGCGCCATTATGCGCAAAGTCGCGGCATTCCCGTGCTGACGTATGAGGCCGGTGAAGCGCTGCGCTTTGATGAGTGGGCGATTGCACCGGGGGTTCGCGGCGTGCTGCGAGTGATGCGTCGCTTGGGCATGCTCAGTGGTGAGCAACGCCGACGTTCCCCAGCGCCGGCGGAAGTGGCCAATGGTTCAAGCTGGGCGCGGGCGCCGATCGACGGCATTTTGCGGCCTAAAGTCCGCCTGGGTGCGCGGGTGGCAAAAGGCGAAGTGTTGGGCAAGGTCGCAGACCCGTTTGGCAACGATGAAGACGACGTTCGTGCGATAGCCGATGGCATTGTGATCGGCATGAGTCGTTTGCCATTGGCAAATGAAGGCGAAGCCCTTTTTCACATTGCCCGTTTTGATGCCATAGAAGAAGCTGAAACGGCGATAGAAAGCTTTCATTCGAGCCTCACACCGCCGCCCGATTCGCTTTACTGA
- a CDS encoding catalase gives MAGDKPNYTTTEAGNPVASDEHSLTVGQDGPIVMHDHYLMEQMAAFNREMIPDRQPHAKGSGAFGHFEVTHDVSQYTKANFLQKGAKTDVLIRFSTVAGESGSPDTWRDPRGFAVKFYTEEGNFDMVGNNTPVFFVRDPMKFQHFIHSQKRRADNGLRDHDMQWDFWTLSPESAHQVTWLMGDRGIPATWRHMNGYSSHTYMWVNAQGERFWVKYHFKTDQGIKCMTQEQADEMAGTDADYHRRDLFEAIKRGDYPTWTLKMQIMPFDDAKTYRINPFDLTKVWPHDDYPMIEVGKLTLNENPTDFHSQIEQAAFEPNNMVPGTGLSPDKMLLARSISYADAHRARLGVNYKHIPVNTPKSPVNSYAQGGAMRIRHSTDPVYTPNSKGGPVPDSQRYPEDAVWSTDGQFVRAAYTLRPDDDDWSQPGALVREVMDDAERERLVNNVVGHLSGGVTEPVLVRAFEYWRNVDPDIGRRIEQGVRGQ, from the coding sequence ATGGCAGGCGACAAGCCCAACTATACAACGACCGAAGCAGGCAACCCGGTTGCAAGCGATGAGCATTCGCTCACGGTGGGTCAAGATGGCCCAATCGTCATGCACGACCACTATTTGATGGAGCAGATGGCGGCGTTTAACCGAGAAATGATTCCCGACCGTCAGCCCCATGCCAAGGGTAGCGGCGCGTTTGGCCATTTTGAGGTAACCCATGACGTCAGCCAATACACCAAAGCCAACTTCTTGCAGAAAGGCGCCAAAACCGATGTGTTGATTCGCTTTTCAACCGTAGCCGGGGAAAGCGGCAGCCCAGATACGTGGCGTGATCCACGCGGTTTCGCCGTGAAGTTTTACACCGAAGAGGGCAACTTTGACATGGTGGGTAACAATACCCCCGTGTTCTTTGTCCGCGACCCGATGAAGTTTCAGCACTTTATCCACTCGCAAAAGCGTCGTGCTGACAATGGCTTGCGCGACCACGATATGCAGTGGGATTTCTGGACGCTTTCGCCTGAATCCGCTCACCAGGTGACATGGCTAATGGGCGACCGGGGCATTCCGGCCACCTGGCGGCACATGAACGGCTACTCAAGCCATACTTACATGTGGGTCAATGCACAAGGCGAGCGCTTCTGGGTGAAGTATCACTTCAAGACCGATCAGGGCATCAAATGCATGACCCAGGAACAGGCAGATGAAATGGCCGGTACTGATGCGGACTATCACCGTCGTGATCTGTTCGAGGCGATCAAACGGGGTGATTACCCGACCTGGACGCTGAAGATGCAAATCATGCCGTTCGACGACGCCAAAACCTACCGCATCAACCCCTTTGATCTGACCAAGGTGTGGCCCCACGACGACTACCCGATGATTGAGGTCGGCAAGCTAACGCTTAATGAGAACCCGACGGATTTTCACAGCCAGATCGAACAGGCCGCGTTCGAACCCAACAACATGGTGCCGGGAACCGGCCTCTCGCCGGACAAAATGCTTTTGGCGCGCTCAATCTCCTACGCCGACGCGCACCGTGCCCGGTTAGGAGTAAACTATAAGCATATACCGGTGAATACGCCCAAGAGCCCTGTTAATAGCTATGCGCAGGGTGGCGCCATGCGTATTCGTCATTCGACCGATCCGGTGTATACGCCGAACAGCAAAGGCGGCCCGGTACCTGACTCGCAGCGCTATCCGGAAGATGCCGTTTGGTCGACGGATGGTCAGTTTGTTCGTGCGGCTTACACGCTACGCCCCGACGATGATGACTGGAGCCAACCGGGCGCGCTGGTCCGTGAGGTAATGGACGATGCAGAGCGAGAGCGGTTGGTAAACAACGTGGTGGGCCACCTTTCCGGTGGCGTCACCGAGCCGGTCCTGGTGCGTGCGTTCGAATACTGGCGCAACGTCGACCCGGACATTGGCAGGCGCATCGAACAAGGCGTGCGCGGGCAGTAA
- a CDS encoding efflux RND transporter permease subunit: MNFSNFFISRPIFASVLAIILTIIGIVSMRVLPIEQYPSVVPPTVSVQAQFPGADAETVAQTVAAPLAESINGVEDMLYMTSNSSDNGSVSLNVAFDIGTEGDTNTINVNNRVQGALSQLPEAVQQQGVTVELRSSSILMFVALTSPEGDYNNVFMQNYATLNIIDELRQVPGVGEAEVLGGGEFAMRIWMDPEKLSQYDLTPSEVSSAIQAQNTEIPAGSLAATPQSEPRSYTYTITAGGRLSDVDDFRDIALRTNSDGSTLRLEDVARIELGASSYGVDAKLNGDSMTPIIINQQPGANALETASAVNDTMEELGERFPPGLEYVVPYDTTLFIDASVSTVVKVFIEAFLIVGVILFIFLQNWRFTVIAMSVVPVSVLATFAGFYMFDFSINLLTLFALVLSIGIVVDDAILVVENVERVLSEEEDISVKDATIRAMKEVGGPVIATSLIMAAVFIPVAFLGGFTGQIYQQFALTVAISVAFSALMALTFTPALSAIFIKHKPKHAQSKFMRAVQTPLRLFDRLFAAITAGFMAIVKVLVRFWVLTLALTALVIAGSSWLYQSNPTTLVPETDQGIVLASVQLPDAASLDRTEEYMAALSERVEAIPGVRYSSAIAGYDILSSSVNTARGVMFINLESWEDRDLSANDLVGQIMQIGAEIPGGSAMAFNAPPIQGLSTTGGFTGYLQSFGGASSQELYEAALQVTQKASEHPALEQVFSTFSVNVPGYRADIDQQKALSYGVSLEDLQTTLANTFGNGFVNYFSYQNRNFQVYMQNEDDFRLTPDDTNHIYVRGGDGERIPLSEFVTLEREAKPAVVSRFGVYLGAQFQGGPAEGYSSAQAIEAMDEIVEETLGRDWGMGWTGTAYQEAELGNAAVLAIVFGILMVFLILAAQYESWSLPLAVLTSTPFAFLGGVGGIVLRGLDTSVYVEIGLLVVVGLAAKNAILIVEFAELQRKEQGKSIREAAITAAELRFRPIVMTSLAFILGTLPLALATGASDVSSHHIGTTVAVGMATVAILGSLFVPSYYAMIAHVSDWLGRKFRGKSHANEQPALEHRER, translated from the coding sequence ATGAATTTCTCAAACTTCTTCATCAGTCGGCCGATTTTTGCCTCAGTTCTGGCGATTATCCTGACCATTATCGGCATCGTCAGCATGCGGGTGCTGCCCATTGAGCAGTACCCAAGCGTGGTGCCGCCTACTGTCTCGGTTCAGGCGCAGTTCCCCGGGGCCGATGCCGAAACCGTCGCGCAGACGGTGGCCGCACCGCTTGCCGAGTCGATTAACGGCGTTGAGGACATGCTCTACATGACCTCAAACAGCAGTGACAACGGCAGCGTATCACTTAATGTTGCGTTTGATATTGGTACCGAAGGCGATACCAATACGATCAACGTCAACAACCGCGTTCAGGGTGCGCTGTCGCAACTTCCTGAAGCGGTACAGCAGCAGGGCGTTACCGTTGAGCTGCGTTCAAGCTCGATTTTGATGTTTGTGGCGCTGACCTCGCCCGAAGGCGACTACAACAACGTCTTTATGCAGAACTACGCCACCCTGAACATTATTGACGAACTACGCCAGGTGCCCGGGGTCGGCGAAGCCGAAGTGCTGGGTGGCGGTGAGTTCGCCATGCGCATCTGGATGGATCCGGAAAAACTCTCGCAATACGATTTGACTCCCAGCGAAGTTTCCAGCGCTATTCAAGCGCAAAACACTGAAATTCCAGCGGGCAGCTTGGCGGCAACGCCACAGAGCGAGCCGCGTTCGTATACCTATACGATTACCGCAGGCGGCCGCCTGAGCGACGTTGACGATTTTCGTGACATAGCGCTGCGCACCAATTCAGACGGCTCGACCTTAAGGCTTGAAGACGTTGCCCGCATTGAGCTGGGTGCTTCCTCTTATGGTGTTGATGCGAAGCTGAATGGCGACTCCATGACGCCCATCATCATTAACCAGCAGCCGGGTGCCAACGCCTTGGAAACGGCAAGCGCGGTTAACGACACCATGGAAGAGCTGGGGGAACGTTTCCCGCCTGGGCTTGAATACGTGGTGCCTTACGACACCACGCTGTTTATTGATGCATCGGTTAGCACCGTGGTGAAGGTGTTTATTGAGGCATTTTTAATCGTCGGTGTGATTCTGTTTATCTTCCTGCAGAACTGGCGGTTCACGGTGATTGCCATGTCGGTGGTGCCGGTCTCGGTACTGGCGACGTTCGCTGGCTTCTACATGTTCGACTTCTCAATCAACCTGCTAACGCTGTTTGCGCTGGTGCTGTCGATAGGGATAGTGGTGGACGACGCGATACTGGTGGTCGAAAACGTTGAACGGGTGCTAAGCGAAGAAGAGGATATTAGCGTCAAAGACGCGACCATTCGCGCCATGAAAGAGGTGGGTGGCCCGGTTATCGCCACGTCGTTGATTATGGCGGCGGTGTTTATTCCGGTGGCATTTTTGGGTGGCTTTACCGGGCAGATATATCAGCAGTTTGCCTTGACGGTGGCGATTTCCGTGGCGTTCTCGGCACTTATGGCACTGACCTTTACGCCCGCGCTATCCGCCATCTTTATCAAACATAAGCCAAAGCACGCCCAGTCCAAATTTATGCGCGCGGTACAAACGCCGCTGCGTTTATTTGACAGGCTATTTGCCGCCATCACCGCAGGCTTTATGGCCATAGTGAAAGTGCTGGTGCGCTTTTGGGTGCTGACATTGGCGCTAACGGCCTTGGTCATTGCCGGCTCCTCGTGGCTGTATCAAAGCAACCCCACGACGCTGGTGCCGGAAACGGACCAGGGCATAGTGCTGGCCAGCGTGCAGTTGCCCGATGCAGCGTCGCTGGACCGCACCGAAGAGTACATGGCAGCGCTGAGCGAGCGGGTCGAGGCAATCCCAGGGGTGCGCTACTCCTCGGCGATTGCGGGCTATGACATTTTGTCGAGCTCGGTCAACACCGCCCGTGGCGTCATGTTTATTAACCTTGAGTCTTGGGAAGACCGTGATCTTAGTGCCAACGATCTGGTCGGGCAGATTATGCAGATTGGCGCTGAAATCCCCGGTGGCTCGGCCATGGCGTTTAACGCACCGCCCATACAGGGACTGTCGACCACCGGCGGCTTTACCGGCTACTTGCAATCGTTTGGCGGGGCCAGCTCCCAAGAGCTTTACGAGGCCGCACTTCAGGTAACCCAAAAAGCCAGCGAGCACCCGGCGCTTGAGCAGGTCTTCTCGACCTTCAGCGTTAACGTGCCCGGCTACCGCGCCGATATCGACCAGCAAAAAGCGCTGAGCTATGGCGTATCGCTGGAAGATTTGCAGACGACGCTTGCTAACACCTTCGGTAACGGCTTTGTTAACTATTTCAGTTATCAAAACCGTAACTTCCAGGTGTATATGCAAAACGAAGACGACTTCCGCTTAACCCCTGATGACACCAATCACATTTATGTGCGTGGGGGCGACGGCGAGCGGATTCCGCTGTCAGAGTTCGTCACCTTGGAGCGCGAGGCCAAGCCCGCGGTGGTGTCACGCTTCGGGGTTTACTTAGGGGCGCAGTTCCAGGGTGGCCCGGCGGAAGGCTACAGCTCAGCCCAGGCGATCGAAGCCATGGATGAGATCGTTGAAGAAACCCTGGGCCGCGACTGGGGTATGGGCTGGACAGGTACCGCTTACCAGGAAGCCGAGCTAGGCAATGCGGCTGTGCTTGCGATTGTCTTCGGCATCCTGATGGTGTTCTTGATTCTGGCGGCCCAGTACGAGAGTTGGTCTTTACCACTCGCGGTACTGACCTCTACCCCATTTGCCTTCTTGGGCGGCGTAGGCGGTATTGTGCTGCGCGGGCTGGATACCAGTGTGTACGTGGAAATCGGCCTGTTGGTGGTGGTGGGCCTGGCGGCCAAAAATGCCATACTGATTGTGGAGTTTGCTGAGCTACAGCGTAAAGAACAGGGCAAGAGCATTCGCGAAGCGGCAATCACCGCCGCCGAGCTGCGCTTCAGGCCGATTGTGATGACGTCGCTGGCGTTTATCCTCGGCACCTTGCCGCTAGCGCTGGCCACCGGTGCAAGCGATGTAAGTAGCCACCACATCGGCACCACGGTGGCGGTGGGCATGGCCACCGTGGCGATTTTGGGCAGCCTGTTCGTGCCCAGCTACTATGCCATGATCGCGCATGTTTCCGACTGGCTGGGGCGTAAATTCCGCGGTAAATCTCACGCGAATGAGCAACCGGCCCTGGAGCATCGCGAGCGCTAA
- a CDS encoding alpha/beta fold hydrolase → MDRIEYISVRQLEIAVRIWHPDAPNTVIAWHGLARHGGDFASLARQLGPKWRVIAPDTPGRGLSSWSLYPANDYLYSHYMTIALALLDHFNIDRAAWIGTSMGGLLGMLLAANDATAKRIRCLVLNDVGPELDNQALTEMATYFSVIKRFSTLSELQQALEQHYQGFGELSRREWQQMALSSARRLPDGSWSFHYDPRIGEQFLHDTPRDTWSDWQRIRCPLMVIRGEHSTLLRAESVTQMQRDQPSLETLEAAGCGHAPMLNNAQQVAPLMRFLIRNGGVSESLTASPKQRLSQWWQRFVHQRD, encoded by the coding sequence ATGGATCGCATCGAATATATCAGCGTACGTCAACTCGAGATCGCCGTTCGCATCTGGCATCCCGATGCTCCAAACACCGTGATTGCTTGGCACGGACTCGCCCGACACGGCGGCGATTTTGCGTCCCTAGCCCGCCAATTAGGCCCCAAGTGGCGAGTCATCGCCCCCGATACACCTGGGCGCGGCCTTTCCAGCTGGTCTTTGTATCCTGCCAATGATTACTTATATAGCCACTATATGACGATCGCATTGGCGTTACTCGATCACTTTAATATTGATCGTGCTGCCTGGATCGGCACGTCGATGGGCGGCTTGCTGGGTATGCTGCTGGCCGCTAATGACGCCACCGCAAAGCGAATTCGCTGCCTGGTACTTAACGATGTTGGCCCTGAACTGGATAACCAAGCGCTGACCGAAATGGCCACCTACTTTAGCGTGATCAAACGTTTCTCTACGCTTAGCGAGCTGCAACAGGCCCTTGAACAACATTACCAGGGGTTTGGCGAACTGAGCCGCCGAGAATGGCAGCAAATGGCGCTCAGTAGCGCTAGGCGACTGCCCGACGGTAGTTGGAGCTTCCATTACGATCCCCGCATAGGCGAGCAGTTTTTACACGATACACCACGCGACACCTGGAGCGATTGGCAGCGTATCCGTTGCCCGCTAATGGTCATTCGCGGTGAACATTCGACATTATTGCGCGCTGAAAGCGTGACGCAAATGCAGCGTGACCAACCAAGCCTTGAAACACTTGAGGCAGCGGGTTGTGGCCATGCCCCCATGCTCAACAATGCACAACAGGTAGCGCCGCTCATGCGCTTTTTGATTCGTAATGGCGGCGTTAGCGAATCTCTAACCGCAAGCCCAAAGCAGCGGCTCAGCCAGTGGTGGCAACGCTTCGTTCATCAACGCGATTAA
- a CDS encoding efflux RND transporter periplasmic adaptor subunit, with the protein MKKMFYGARSALLVAGVSALLVACGQEEQAEQQSSEQQEAPPRPVEVMEAERQDLPLDKTYSSLLRSDEEVTLVTRVSGYLEERHFEPGGFVEEGERLYSIEPDVYRATVNQREADLQSAQAELSRAQRDAERFERLLSQNSVSRQEYDQARADLGVAQASVAQASASLESAQIDLDYAEVTAPVGGMISLSEVNVGNFVESGTELATITPLDPLEVRFQMPQNDAFELRRQLREGESVEDIGASLTLPGRGGEQDSSLEGRLEYLGSRVSDSTSTVQASATFDNPDGDILPGQFVRVRIDGLKRYDVYAVPEIAVTQGLMGPQVFVLDEDDRARSRTVSLGEVAGPWQILRDGLEEGDRVVVGDPAGIEPGTAIDPQPFDGDADEVVENVEEEQAEQEEEAAEQAEQAQGGGAGGGEESEEEGDSSQ; encoded by the coding sequence ATGAAAAAGATGTTTTATGGCGCTCGCAGCGCGCTCTTGGTGGCGGGTGTTAGCGCGTTGCTGGTGGCCTGCGGCCAAGAAGAGCAAGCGGAGCAGCAAAGCAGCGAACAGCAAGAAGCCCCACCACGCCCCGTTGAGGTCATGGAAGCGGAAAGGCAAGATCTCCCCCTGGATAAAACCTACTCATCACTACTGCGCAGCGACGAAGAAGTCACCTTGGTAACTCGCGTGAGTGGCTATTTAGAAGAGCGTCACTTTGAGCCGGGCGGGTTTGTTGAAGAAGGTGAGCGCCTTTACTCCATTGAGCCCGACGTCTACCGAGCTACCGTTAACCAGCGTGAAGCCGATTTACAGAGCGCCCAAGCTGAGCTTTCCCGAGCCCAGCGTGATGCTGAACGCTTTGAGCGGCTGCTAAGCCAAAACTCAGTAAGCCGCCAGGAATATGACCAGGCCCGCGCCGACCTTGGCGTCGCGCAAGCCAGCGTTGCCCAGGCGTCAGCGTCGCTGGAAAGCGCGCAGATAGACCTGGACTACGCCGAGGTCACCGCCCCGGTCGGCGGCATGATCAGCTTAAGTGAAGTCAACGTGGGTAATTTCGTTGAATCAGGAACCGAGCTCGCCACCATTACGCCGCTAGACCCGCTGGAAGTGCGTTTTCAAATGCCGCAAAACGACGCTTTTGAGCTGCGTCGTCAACTGCGTGAAGGCGAGTCGGTGGAAGATATTGGTGCCAGCCTAACTCTGCCAGGGCGCGGCGGCGAGCAAGACAGCAGCCTTGAAGGGCGCTTGGAATACCTAGGCTCGCGCGTTAGCGACAGCACCAGCACCGTTCAGGCCAGTGCCACCTTCGACAACCCCGACGGCGATATTCTGCCAGGCCAGTTTGTGCGCGTCAGAATTGATGGCTTGAAGCGCTATGACGTTTACGCGGTGCCTGAAATTGCCGTCACCCAAGGCTTAATGGGCCCGCAGGTGTTTGTACTGGATGAAGATGACCGTGCTCGCTCACGCACGGTTAGCCTGGGCGAAGTGGCTGGCCCCTGGCAAATTCTGCGCGATGGCCTGGAAGAGGGTGACCGCGTTGTGGTCGGCGACCCAGCGGGTATTGAGCCAGGCACTGCCATTGATCCGCAGCCGTTTGACGGTGATGCAGACGAAGTCGTCGAAAACGTTGAGGAAGAACAGGCCGAACAAGAGGAAGAAGCTGCCGAGCAGGCCGAGCAAGCCCAGGGCGGCGGTGCCGGTGGTGGTGAAGAAAGCGAAGAGGAAGGAGACTCCTCGCAATGA
- a CDS encoding TolC family outer membrane protein, with product MLRLPSTLAFKASRPLATQRMLLPALLLSIWSVPAWSADLITITRDALENNAELSSVRSESQSVEAGRDVARGDLLPQVNASGNVAHNRQYESQSGAQAGQAGDGTGNTAGNDDPFNSVSLTLEASQALFDARNSREVTQAERQIDQQVYVLASTEQQVLIDVATAYFDILRANDILDARLAQERAIGRQLEQAEEQFEVGLIAITEVEEAQASFDQSRAERIAAQSDLQVSFEALERLTGQRYANIEALSDDYPIEQPSPSDRDQWVDLAVENNPLVLAEQAGVEVSRSGVGVAEAQRLPTLEAFANYQYADNDIDGIEGHDTSSQVGLSASWPLYTGGSTQASIRQSTYQLEASQFDFEAQRRDTVQQVRSLYTQVSNDVSTVDAREQAIVSNQSALDATRAGYEVGTRNIVDVLNAEQNLYNAISDYAQARYDYVVNLLSLRQQSGRLDVEAVEDINAWLQGDEITFTLPEDSDSSSVTNIGERPELEQ from the coding sequence ATGCTGCGACTCCCTTCCACGTTGGCTTTTAAGGCCTCTCGTCCTCTTGCCACGCAGCGTATGCTGCTCCCTGCGCTGCTGCTATCGATATGGTCGGTTCCCGCATGGTCGGCGGACCTGATCACCATCACCCGCGATGCGCTGGAAAACAATGCCGAATTGAGTTCGGTGCGTTCGGAAAGCCAAAGCGTCGAAGCGGGGCGGGACGTCGCCCGTGGCGACCTGCTGCCCCAGGTGAATGCTTCGGGCAACGTGGCGCACAACCGCCAGTATGAAAGCCAAAGCGGCGCCCAGGCCGGACAGGCGGGGGATGGCACAGGCAACACCGCCGGCAATGACGATCCTTTCAATAGCGTCAGCCTGACGCTCGAAGCCTCGCAGGCGCTGTTTGACGCGCGCAACAGCCGTGAAGTAACGCAAGCCGAGCGGCAGATCGACCAGCAGGTCTACGTGCTGGCGTCCACCGAGCAGCAAGTGCTGATCGATGTGGCAACGGCGTACTTTGATATTTTGCGCGCCAACGACATTCTCGATGCGCGCCTAGCTCAGGAACGCGCCATTGGCCGTCAGTTGGAGCAAGCCGAAGAGCAGTTTGAGGTCGGTCTGATCGCAATTACCGAAGTGGAAGAGGCTCAGGCGAGTTTCGATCAGTCGCGTGCTGAACGGATCGCCGCGCAGAGTGACTTGCAGGTGAGCTTTGAGGCGCTTGAGCGTTTGACCGGCCAGCGTTATGCCAACATTGAAGCGCTGAGTGACGACTACCCCATTGAACAGCCCAGCCCCAGTGATCGCGACCAATGGGTGGATCTGGCCGTGGAGAACAACCCGCTGGTGCTCGCCGAACAGGCGGGCGTTGAAGTTTCCCGCAGCGGTGTCGGCGTGGCAGAAGCCCAGCGCTTGCCTACCTTGGAAGCCTTCGCGAACTATCAGTACGCCGATAACGATATCGATGGTATCGAAGGGCACGACACGTCTAGCCAGGTGGGGCTAAGCGCCAGTTGGCCGCTGTATACAGGTGGCAGCACCCAAGCCAGCATTCGCCAAAGTACTTATCAGTTGGAAGCCAGCCAGTTCGACTTTGAGGCTCAGCGCCGTGACACCGTTCAGCAGGTGCGCTCGCTTTACACCCAGGTGAGCAACGATGTCTCTACGGTAGATGCTCGCGAGCAAGCGATCGTTTCCAACCAAAGCGCGTTGGATGCTACACGAGCTGGCTACGAAGTAGGCACCCGTAATATTGTCGATGTATTGAACGCCGAGCAAAACCTGTACAACGCGATCTCCGACTATGCCCAGGCGCGCTACGACTACGTGGTTAATCTGCTGTCGCTGCGCCAGCAGTCCGGCCGTTTGGACGTTGAGGCCGTAGAAGACATCAACGCGTGGCTACAAGGCGATGAGATCACCTTTACGTTGCCAGAGGATAGTGACTCAAGCAGCGTTACCAACATTGGTGAGCGTCCAGAACTTGAGCAATAA